From one Pseudactinotalea sp. HY158 genomic stretch:
- the rsfS gene encoding ribosome silencing factor: MPADERARELAVRAAQAAAAKKGEGIVALDVADRLVLTDVFVIVGAESERQVRAVVDAVDEEMHLAGARAVRKEGTNEARWVLMDYGDIIVHVQHTEDREFYALERLWKDCPVVELPDLSGIAAAADDPVGQREEA; the protein is encoded by the coding sequence GTGCCCGCAGATGAACGAGCCCGTGAGCTGGCGGTCCGTGCCGCCCAGGCAGCGGCGGCGAAGAAGGGCGAGGGCATCGTGGCCCTCGACGTGGCGGACAGGCTGGTGCTGACCGACGTGTTCGTGATCGTCGGCGCCGAGAGCGAACGGCAGGTGCGCGCGGTGGTCGACGCGGTCGACGAGGAGATGCACCTCGCCGGGGCGCGGGCCGTGCGCAAGGAGGGCACGAACGAGGCCCGCTGGGTGCTCATGGACTACGGCGACATCATCGTGCACGTGCAGCACACCGAGGACCGGGAGTTCTACGCCCTCGAGCGGCTGTGGAAGGACTGCCCCGTGGTGGAGCTGCCCGACCTGTCCGGGATCGCGGCGGCCGCCGATGATCCGGTGGGACAGCGCGAGGAGGCGTGA
- a CDS encoding helix-turn-helix domain-containing protein — protein MTDELDPRGILFPSGLPEFHRVPAPAELADLARWFWIPEWRLAPGETSRQEVLPFPACNLTVQAGSGGPAGGGDAGATVGLTGPTTRISQRELSGSGWAVGALLRPGGVSALRLSPAELRDLEVPFDAPGLAGAVSDAMVEAGPPDVPGVPDAPGVPEVAGRRERAAGAYGRWLAEHAAPPDPAALTANELEELIRTDREVVHVDRLARLLGLSTRSVQRLSLRFIGLPPLAVIRRYRLQEAALRLREHRDVTIAEIAAELGYSDQAHLGADFRTVLGFAPGAYRRGSR, from the coding sequence GTGACCGACGAGCTCGACCCCCGCGGCATCCTCTTCCCCTCCGGGCTGCCCGAGTTCCACCGCGTGCCCGCTCCCGCCGAACTCGCCGACCTCGCGCGCTGGTTCTGGATCCCCGAATGGAGGCTGGCGCCGGGGGAGACGTCCCGCCAGGAGGTCCTGCCCTTCCCCGCCTGCAACCTGACCGTGCAGGCCGGCAGCGGTGGGCCGGCCGGCGGTGGGGATGCCGGTGCCACGGTCGGACTGACCGGCCCGACCACCCGGATCTCCCAGCGCGAGCTGAGCGGGAGCGGCTGGGCCGTGGGCGCGCTCCTGCGACCGGGCGGCGTGAGCGCCCTTCGACTCTCGCCCGCCGAGCTGCGCGACCTCGAGGTGCCCTTCGACGCGCCGGGCCTGGCCGGGGCGGTGAGCGACGCGATGGTCGAGGCCGGCCCGCCCGATGTACCCGGGGTGCCCGATGCGCCCGGGGTGCCCGAGGTGGCCGGCCGGCGCGAGCGCGCCGCCGGCGCCTATGGCCGCTGGCTGGCCGAGCACGCGGCCCCGCCCGATCCCGCGGCCCTGACCGCGAACGAGCTCGAGGAGCTGATCCGCACCGACCGCGAGGTCGTGCACGTCGATCGACTCGCCCGCCTCCTCGGTCTCTCCACCCGGAGCGTGCAGCGCCTCTCGCTGCGATTCATCGGGCTGCCGCCGCTGGCCGTCATCCGGCGCTACCGCCTGCAGGAGGCCGCCCTGCGGCTGCGTGAGCACCGGGACGTCACGATCGCCGAGATCGCCGCCGAGCTCGGCTACTCCGATCAGGCGCACCTGGGCGCCGACTTTCGAACCGTGCTCGGATTCGCCCCCGGCGCCTACCGCCGCGGCAGTCGCTGA
- a CDS encoding glutamate-5-semialdehyde dehydrogenase — MTAQASADHESSTMSTETTENTGPVDTAAAITRIAVAAKEASRRLARLTRAEKDDALEALAAALVAATARIIEANDRDVERERAAGMSESMLDRLALTPARIETIAGALRELAALPDPVGEVVSGQRLPNGLRIRQVRVPLGVVGMIYEARPNVTVDAAGLALKSGNAVILRGGSAAQQSNVAIVDVLGDALTELGLPRTAVQSIDAYGRAGASELMRARGLVDVLIPRGGAGLIQTVITDSLVPVIETGTGNCHVYVDASADLDQAVAIAMNSKTHRPSVCNAAETLLVHADVAAEFLPRVLTDLSRAGVGIHADARAAEYASSHGPVDVATEADWAGEYLSLDLAVKVVGGIDEALEHIRTYSSGHTEAICATDVRAIGRFTTELDSAAIMVNASTRFTDGGELGLGAEIGISTQKLHARGPMGLEALTTSTWIVEGEGHIRA, encoded by the coding sequence ATGACTGCCCAGGCCAGCGCTGACCACGAATCGAGCACGATGAGCACCGAGACCACCGAGAACACCGGCCCCGTCGACACGGCCGCCGCGATCACCCGGATCGCCGTCGCCGCGAAGGAGGCCTCCCGCCGCCTCGCCCGGCTCACCCGTGCCGAGAAGGACGACGCCCTCGAGGCGCTGGCCGCCGCGCTCGTGGCCGCCACGGCGCGGATCATCGAGGCGAACGACCGCGACGTCGAGCGCGAACGCGCCGCCGGGATGAGCGAGTCGATGCTCGACCGGCTCGCCCTCACCCCCGCCCGGATCGAGACGATCGCCGGGGCGCTGCGGGAGCTGGCGGCGCTGCCCGACCCCGTCGGGGAGGTCGTCTCGGGCCAGCGGCTGCCGAACGGGCTGCGCATCCGCCAGGTCCGGGTGCCGCTCGGCGTCGTCGGCATGATCTACGAGGCCCGCCCGAACGTGACCGTCGACGCCGCCGGCCTCGCCCTCAAGTCCGGCAACGCCGTGATCCTGCGGGGCGGCTCGGCGGCGCAGCAGTCGAACGTCGCGATCGTCGACGTGCTCGGCGACGCGCTGACCGAGCTCGGCCTGCCGCGCACCGCCGTGCAGTCGATCGACGCCTACGGCCGGGCCGGGGCGAGCGAGCTCATGCGGGCCCGCGGGCTCGTCGACGTGCTCATCCCGCGCGGGGGAGCCGGGCTCATCCAGACGGTCATCACCGACTCCCTCGTGCCGGTGATCGAGACCGGCACCGGGAACTGCCACGTGTACGTGGACGCGAGCGCCGACCTCGACCAGGCGGTGGCGATCGCGATGAACTCCAAGACCCACCGCCCGAGCGTGTGCAACGCCGCCGAGACCCTGCTCGTGCACGCCGACGTCGCCGCCGAGTTCCTGCCGCGGGTGCTCACCGACCTGAGCCGCGCCGGGGTCGGGATCCACGCCGATGCCCGCGCCGCCGAATACGCGAGTTCCCACGGCCCGGTCGACGTGGCCACCGAGGCGGACTGGGCGGGCGAGTACCTCTCCCTCGACCTCGCGGTCAAGGTGGTCGGAGGCATCGACGAGGCCCTCGAGCACATCCGCACGTACTCCTCCGGCCACACCGAGGCGATCTGCGCCACCGACGTGCGCGCGATCGGCCGGTTCACCACCGAGCTCGACTCGGCCGCGATCATGGTCAACGCCTCCACCCGGTTCACCGACGGCGGCGAGCTCGGGCTCGGCGCCGAGATCGGCATCTCGACCCAGAAGCTGCACGCCCGCGGCCCGATGGGGCTCGAGGCGCTGACGACGAGCACATGGATCGTCGAGGGCGAGGGCCACATCCGGGCCTGA
- the infC gene encoding translation initiation factor IF-3: MKEQHISEPRINERIRVSEVRLVGPNGEQVGIVRVEDALRLANEADLDLVEVAPDARPPVAKLMDFGKFKYEADQKARDARRNQTNTVLKEIRFRLKIDPHDYGTKKGHVERFLKGGDKVKVMIMFRGREQSRPEMGMRLLQRLAEDVAELGHVESAPRLDGRNMTMVIGPNKKKADAQREQRKQREQAQKAAEQSSSQ, encoded by the coding sequence GTGAAGGAGCAACACATCAGCGAGCCCCGCATCAACGAGCGGATCCGTGTGTCCGAAGTACGCCTCGTCGGACCCAACGGTGAACAGGTAGGCATTGTTCGCGTCGAAGACGCATTGCGGCTGGCGAACGAGGCCGACCTCGACCTGGTCGAGGTGGCCCCCGACGCCCGCCCGCCCGTCGCCAAACTCATGGACTTCGGTAAGTTCAAGTACGAAGCCGACCAGAAGGCGCGGGATGCTCGGCGAAACCAGACGAACACGGTTCTCAAGGAGATCCGTTTCCGGCTGAAGATCGACCCGCACGACTACGGCACCAAGAAGGGCCACGTCGAGCGGTTCCTCAAGGGCGGCGACAAGGTCAAGGTCATGATCATGTTCCGTGGCCGTGAGCAGTCCCGCCCCGAGATGGGGATGCGGCTCCTGCAGCGGCTCGCCGAGGACGTGGCCGAGCTCGGCCACGTGGAGAGCGCCCCGCGCCTCGATGGCCGCAACATGACCATGGTGATCGGCCCGAACAAGAAGAAGGCCGACGCCCAGCGCGAACAGCGCAAGCAGCGTGAACAGGCACAGAAGGCTGCCGAGCAGTCGTCGAGTCAGTGA
- a CDS encoding RNA methyltransferase, whose translation MTNPKADRVRRIRALATASGRRRQGAFLVEGPQGVREAVRHAPRLVRDLYLSVEASQRHAEILDDATRHDLYVHLCSPDVIDAMSADAQGLVAVLSSDAHSLEAILEGAGDRSPRLVAALVEARDPGNAGTVIRAADAAGADGVVLTAGSVDVENPKVLRASAGSAFHLPVATGARAEELIETARAAGLQVLAASGAGDVSLDDLAAVASAEAAERGHHHTPQVGIDLTRPTLWLFGNEAHGLIGPVLDAADAVVRIPIYGEAESLNLAMAATLCLYASARAQRD comes from the coding sequence ATGACCAACCCCAAGGCCGACCGCGTCCGCCGCATCCGCGCGCTCGCCACAGCCTCCGGCCGGCGCCGTCAGGGCGCCTTCCTCGTCGAGGGGCCGCAGGGGGTGCGCGAGGCCGTGCGGCACGCCCCGCGCCTGGTCCGCGACCTGTACCTGTCGGTCGAGGCCTCTCAGCGTCACGCCGAGATCCTCGACGACGCCACTCGCCACGACCTGTACGTGCACCTGTGCTCCCCGGACGTGATCGACGCGATGAGCGCCGATGCCCAGGGCCTCGTGGCCGTGCTCAGCAGCGACGCGCACTCGCTCGAGGCGATCCTCGAGGGCGCCGGCGACCGGTCGCCCCGGCTCGTGGCGGCCCTGGTCGAGGCCCGCGACCCGGGGAACGCCGGCACCGTGATCCGGGCCGCCGATGCCGCGGGAGCCGACGGCGTCGTGCTCACCGCCGGCAGCGTCGACGTCGAGAACCCCAAGGTGCTGCGAGCCTCCGCCGGGTCCGCGTTCCACCTGCCGGTCGCCACCGGCGCGCGCGCCGAGGAGTTGATCGAGACCGCCCGGGCCGCCGGCCTGCAGGTGCTCGCCGCGAGCGGCGCCGGCGACGTGAGCCTCGACGACCTCGCCGCCGTGGCCTCCGCGGAGGCGGCCGAGCGGGGCCACCACCACACCCCCCAGGTCGGCATCGACCTCACCCGCCCCACCCTGTGGCTCTTCGGCAACGAGGCCCACGGCCTGATCGGCCCCGTCCTCGACGCGGCCGACGCCGTCGTGCGCATCCCCATCTACGGGGAGGCCGAGAGCCTCAACCTCGCGATGGCGGCGACCCTGTGCCTCTACGCCTCCGCCCGCGCCCAGCGCGACTGA
- the rplT gene encoding 50S ribosomal protein L20: MARVKRAVNAQKKRRTTLERASGYRGQRSRLYRKAKEQVTHSLSYSYRDRRAKKGDFRRLWIQRINAAVRAEGMTYNRFIQGLKAAGVEVDRRLLAELAVNEPTAFSALVETARKALPADVNAPAA; the protein is encoded by the coding sequence GTGGCACGCGTCAAGCGGGCAGTCAATGCCCAGAAGAAGCGCCGGACAACCCTCGAACGGGCCAGCGGCTACCGCGGTCAGCGTTCGCGCCTGTACCGCAAGGCCAAGGAGCAGGTCACTCACTCGCTGAGCTACTCCTACCGCGACCGCCGGGCGAAGAAGGGTGACTTCCGTCGCCTGTGGATCCAGCGGATCAACGCGGCCGTCCGGGCCGAGGGGATGACCTACAACCGGTTCATCCAGGGCCTCAAGGCCGCCGGTGTCGAGGTGGACCGCCGCCTCCTCGCCGAGCTCGCCGTGAACGAGCCGACCGCGTTCTCCGCGCTGGTCGAGACCGCACGGAAGGCCCTGCCGGCGGACGTCAACGCCCCGGCCGCCTGA
- the nadD gene encoding nicotinate-nucleotide adenylyltransferase → MIAAAHEPQRIGIMGGTFDPIHHGHLVAASEVADEFDLDVVVFVPTGAQPFKLDRQVTLAEHRYLMAVVATASNPRFTVSRVDIDRPGITYTIDTLRELRERYPAAELFFITGADALDQILQWKDSTELWSLAHFVGVTRPGHTVETDRLPQGEYSLLEIPAMAISSTDCRARVAAGKPVWYLVPDGVVQHIAKHGLYRDASTFTHGVGE, encoded by the coding sequence GTGATTGCAGCGGCTCACGAACCGCAGCGGATCGGGATCATGGGCGGGACCTTCGATCCGATCCACCATGGCCACCTGGTGGCCGCGAGCGAGGTCGCCGACGAGTTCGATCTCGACGTCGTGGTGTTCGTGCCCACCGGCGCGCAGCCGTTCAAGCTCGACCGCCAGGTCACGCTCGCCGAGCACCGCTACCTCATGGCGGTCGTGGCCACGGCCTCGAACCCGCGCTTCACGGTCTCCCGCGTCGACATCGACCGGCCCGGCATCACGTACACGATCGACACCCTGCGGGAGTTGCGCGAGCGGTACCCGGCCGCGGAGCTGTTCTTCATCACCGGCGCCGACGCCCTCGATCAGATCCTCCAGTGGAAGGACTCCACGGAGTTGTGGTCGCTCGCCCATTTCGTGGGCGTCACCCGGCCCGGCCACACGGTGGAGACCGACCGGCTGCCGCAGGGCGAATACTCCCTCCTCGAGATCCCCGCGATGGCGATCTCCTCGACCGACTGCCGCGCCCGCGTGGCTGCCGGCAAACCGGTCTGGTATCTCGTGCCCGACGGCGTGGTGCAGCACATCGCCAAGCACGGCCTCTACCGCGACGCCTCGACCTTCACCCACGGAGTCGGCGAATGA
- the rpmI gene encoding 50S ribosomal protein L35, translated as MPKNKTHSGAKKRFRVTGAGKLMRERARHVHKFQERSSAQAGRLKNDVVVAPADAKKINKMLGR; from the coding sequence ATGCCGAAGAATAAGACGCACTCTGGTGCGAAGAAGCGTTTCCGGGTGACCGGGGCAGGCAAGCTCATGCGTGAGCGCGCCCGCCACGTGCACAAGTTCCAGGAGCGCTCCAGCGCCCAGGCGGGACGTCTGAAGAACGACGTCGTCGTCGCCCCGGCCGACGCCAAGAAGATCAACAAGATGCTCGGCCGCTGA
- a CDS encoding DUF1844 domain-containing protein, which produces MNAADRGIDHSPSDGGPDHTHLSADAQIRDIADVSAAQIIGAAAVHLMSAAAVKVGLAEDEASGDYLDLDEGRKLIDALAGLITASGPALDDRHARPLRDGLRSLQLAFREASEVQDEPGKGPGEKFTGHVS; this is translated from the coding sequence ATGAACGCAGCTGACCGTGGCATCGACCACTCGCCCTCCGATGGTGGCCCGGACCACACCCATCTCTCGGCGGACGCGCAGATCCGCGACATCGCCGACGTCTCCGCGGCGCAGATCATCGGCGCCGCCGCCGTCCACCTCATGAGCGCCGCGGCCGTCAAGGTCGGCCTCGCCGAGGACGAGGCGAGCGGCGACTATCTCGACCTCGACGAGGGGCGCAAGCTCATCGACGCCCTCGCCGGGCTCATCACCGCGAGCGGGCCCGCGCTGGACGACCGGCACGCCCGGCCGCTGCGGGACGGCCTGCGCTCGCTCCAGCTCGCGTTCCGGGAGGCCTCCGAGGTCCAGGACGAACCCGGGAAGGGCCCGGGCGAGAAGTTCACCGGGCACGTCTCGTAG
- a CDS encoding glyoxalase/bleomycin resistance/extradiol dioxygenase family protein, with protein MSERMTAPRGVTGAHTTDGVPHSATSLTPFLAVPGAAKAIEFYSGVFGARVVDVTEMGGVVVHAVLDFGQGLLQLGEPSPAYHLVPPPAGDDACYSIGLYCADVDAVAARAEAAGATVREPVATFVSGDRFASIRDPFGVRWSIMTRVEDLSDAESAARVAAWAAEQA; from the coding sequence ATGAGCGAGAGAATGACGGCGCCACGGGGCGTCACCGGTGCACACACTACTGACGGCGTCCCCCACAGCGCCACGAGCCTCACCCCGTTCCTGGCCGTGCCGGGGGCGGCGAAGGCGATCGAGTTCTACTCGGGCGTGTTCGGCGCCCGGGTGGTCGACGTGACCGAGATGGGCGGGGTCGTCGTGCACGCCGTGCTCGACTTCGGGCAGGGCCTGCTGCAGTTGGGGGAGCCGAGCCCGGCCTACCACCTCGTCCCTCCCCCGGCCGGGGACGACGCCTGCTACTCGATCGGGCTGTACTGCGCCGACGTCGACGCGGTGGCGGCCCGGGCCGAGGCGGCCGGAGCGACGGTCCGCGAACCGGTCGCGACGTTCGTCTCCGGGGACCGGTTCGCCTCGATCCGCGACCCGTTCGGGGTGCGCTGGTCGATCATGACCCGCGTCGAGGACCTCTCCGACGCCGAGTCCGCGGCCCGGGTCGCCGCCTGGGCCGCCGAGCAGGCCTGA